gttttatataaacaattacAGCATGTTATATTTTGGTTAGACGATTGGTCATGCAGTCGAGCTTATGGGTTAGGTACGCATATGCCAGATTTTAAAGAATCAAATAAAtcagaaaatgaaaaggtAGAAGAAGATGAAGGTGCtgtaaaaaaaacggaACTTATCGAAAGTTTATCTGATTcaactatatatatggcaTACTATACAATAAGTCATTATTTACAAGGTAATATTGatggaaaagaaaaaggaaCTCTCGATATAGATCATAAAGATCTGAATGATGCATTTTTTGACTATGTATTTGATATATCTAATAATACAACTAatataagtaaaaatatatcaatcgaaaaattaaatacaatgagaaaatcttttaaatattggTATCCATTTGATATTCGAATATCTGGAAAGGATCTAATTTTCAACCATCTAACAATGTCACTATTTAATCATGTTGCTATATGGGGCCAAaaagtttataaaaaaaataaagattgCTTAGAAGAAAAAAGTGCGTTAGATAGACAAAcagaaatattaaatgaagTTGATAAACTTGATTTGAATCAATGTGaaagtataaaatattttcctaaatcctttttttgtaatgGTCATGTCTTagtaaataaagaaaagatGTCAAAGAGTAAAGGAAATTTTATAACTATAGAAAATAGTATAAGTCAGTACACAAGTGATGGTACTCGAATTGCATTAGCAGATGCAGGAGATTCAATAGAGGATGCAAATTTTAATACAGATACTGCAAATAGTGCTATtatgaaattatataacttaataaatttttctatagaaacaaaaaataatgtttatatatttagatGCGGagaaaaaacatttaatgatctcatttttgaaaatgaaataaattatttaacaaataaatgtaaagaagcatatgaaaaattattatttagaGATGTATTGAAATATGGATTTTATGATATGCTATTAAAAAGGGATACCTACCGAATGATGTGTGATAAAgtacatatgcataaagAAACAGTAAATTTCTTTATAGAAAGAATgtgtattataattaacCCAATAATACCGCATGTGACTGAACATATATGGActtacattttaaaaaaagataaatttttaataaaacagAAATGGCCTAGCTCTGAAGATACAAACTTTTCTATTGTTATGcataaacaatataataacCTTTTAAATGTTATGGaaaattttagaaaatcCTATGATAAGgttatgaataaaaataataaaaataaaaatgaattatcaaataaaaatcaaacTAATAATACAGTGAATGCTGCTATATCAGGAGGTAGTGGAGCAGATGATGAAGATGATAATCATAAATTTAAAGCAATCGTTTATGTTGCTAGAGAATATAATGATacccaaaaaaaaattattgaaatattaaataatataattaaaaacagtgaagataaaaaattaccatccaattttattaatctattagtacaaaataattatgttaataatttacctaaaaatgaaaaaaaagatattttaAGTTTTGCCACCTTCCTTGTTAAAGATAATGTTACactaaataataatcaatATGAACTTACCTTACCATATGATGAAAttcaattaataaaaaataatatcgaTTTTATAAAACGAAGTTTAAATTTGAGAGATATACAAATACTAgaaaatgttaaaaaatgtgacATCGACAATactgatatatataagttatCTAACCCTGGTAACCCATctatctttatttataacacAAAGGAGTAGGCAAAGCCGGCCATACACGGTGGTGGGAAACGTTGAGAATGTTGAAAACGTTGAAAATGTTGGGAAGTATACGACAAAATGCATGGCAAGCATCTTTCCATTTCTCTTTAACGGCTTTGCGTATGTATGCTCATCATACATCACAGCCTTTGCAATGGCATTCACCCCAATTGTacttataattaaaaaaattcatcaaaaaattaaaataaaaaaatgttatttaGTAATATGCAtgttatcattattatttttttgaatttttagtTAGTGATATACCTTTTTTACACACTTtcgttttttaaaataaaatgcaaCTGTtcatgaaataaaattttatctaAAGCAATGCGACATGGTGTGGCATACTAAGCATGCtcgaaattaaaaaaattacaaatatttgtattgaCTTAAAATGGTTTGTTTGCCTACTTTGGTATGgcaataaattttatcatatattcacaacatatttttaaaacttaTCGATGGGACTCCCATGATCCTTGTTTAGGATAAGAATGGAAAGTCCCCTTGAATTTTTAGAAGCACATcaaataacaaataaacGAAACATACAAATGTGGGAAAGAGCTGAAAAAGTGCAAAGTGAAAAAGtgcaaaatgaaaaagtacaaaatgaaaaagtacaaaatgaaaaacacaaaataaaaaagcgAACATATCAAACGGCGCATTAATAGGACGCTATAAACGTTGtacatgcatatgtatGTGCACACGAGAAAGTTTAATAgtttatcaaatttttgaaataaagcGAATTCACGAATATGCAGTGGCACTCGAATTggtatgcatatgtatgcTCATTGCACGTGCTGAAAAGtgggaaaaatataaaatgtaaaatataaaatgaaaaatataaaatgtaaaatgTACGCTTAAAGTGGATCCATTTGCAGGGGTGAGCAATTGGAAATGCTGCGAATTTGGTAAAATCTGCAAAAAAGGGGAAGCTAATATCACTATATCTTGCTTATTCCATTTTACAACACCAGGTATTGTTTGCTTCCTAGTTAGCATTCTCTAAATTAAATTCCTTTGTTTATGTCGTCACTCTTGAGTTGCTATCCATCCATTATTGTGTAGTGGCTACCCCATTTTCAGACGTCACTGCGCTATGGCTGCATTCTTCTTCTTAACCTCTTTGATGAACTTTTTGATTACTTCAAAGTTTTCGTTCGGcataatttcttttaatttactTTTGTTGgagtataataaatttttatagtcatgtaaatatttttctatatcatctttattaaatgaaacGTCGTTTgagttttttttactttcatTTGGTATTATATCCATAGATAGGTCCTGCGCTTTAGCTAAAGCATATTGATTTTTCGaatctgttttttttttttttttattttcatctttacTAACTTCAGACAATATACTACTTGTATAGCCAATATCTATATCACAATTTTGTGgtgtattatttaattcatgataaatataatctaaaattttgttatgtttattatttttatcgttATTTACTTCAGAGCCATTTACAACATCGTcctctttttcattttcttttttttgatttgtataattatttatattatcatacatattttgattattagtaaaatttctatcattttcaatatcattattgttattatttttttcatgacAAAGGTAGtccattttgttttcatcACTTTCTAAAtcaatatgaatatatttatctgaattttttttatcatatatattgttgttAAACTTATGTTTGGCATTATTAAAATCGTTGTGCATACTATTccgaatattttttgttagaTAATCTGTTTTTggatttttcatttgtttagccatttcattttcagaaaatttatatgcatttttatatccatCATGCACATCAGCATCGTTGTAATTGCTTCCACCTTTTGCATGATCTATATAGGAACAATATCCACAATGTGAATCATACCTTGCGCCATCAAAAGGTTCACCATTTACATGTTTATTACAGTTCCACCTGCTGCTTAAATGGGCGTGACTACTCGTatgtttatcatttttacattCAGCAAACGAATTATGttgcatattatttctCTTAACACATTCAAAGTcacaattttgtttttgtttatcACAGAAATGGGTACCTGTTGAATTTCCATGCATATGATCACACTGGTCATTTTTAActtcatttaaatatttactttttaataatatttcatgtATATCTTCTAGattaatatttgtaaatcttttcctatttttaaagttgaaaatttttttaacatccTGATTTTTATCGTTAAAttggatttttttattttttttatttttgataaataaattggAATCATCTATACAACCACAATTTGGATTTCCATTTTCTAACATACTTGGTCGATGCTTATAATAGTTTGTTCTTAAAccataaatattatctttttctCTAGCATGTTCATGTGTATTTATTCTATCTTTATAATAATCCAAGCTAGTACTATAACTATTTCGTTTGCCAAAAAGTATTTTATCGGAttcatcaatttttttcttcattccAGATGTGTAAGAAAATTCGGATACACACATatcatctttattatttgtttgataataataatttttattttcacaatTATTAGAAGAACTAAATAAATTACCTGAGCATTGCTTgctattttcattattttgatcCATAGAAAATAacacttttttatttgtatttttaaaacccAAATGGGAAGaacaattataattattggTTTCATCATCAGGTATAACAATAGGATTGATTGattgtttattttgttttaaatcatttttcgaataatttatatcattatttttatcgtCATATATTCCTTTATTGTTTTCACAAGATggtgataatatattatgttctgtatttttatttccataatttggataaaatgaaatatttttacttacACTTGGGCATGTTGATAcattacttattttttttgcattattCGAATTGcttatacataaattatttttagtaGATGCATTTCTTGAAGGTAAAATTTGatcattgttatttttatctatataACAGTTTCCTACCATATTCCCACCTTTATCATCAACATGtgtattactttttttatgttcgCAAATAATAGATGAACAACAATTTGCATTTTCATTACTAGTATTTactttcatattatttttatttttatcatgaccagttaataaataatcatcacatttttttgtattactatttgtaaaaaaattactatTCATATTTGATTTGTTTATTCCTTGTTCTGTATTTGTTAAACTACCAAAATCGTCATTCATATTAGGAtgattttctttatttacgTTTGCATTGTTTATTAGTTGTTGGTTATTTTCGCTACCTATCAAATtagaattattatatccAACTTCATTTGGAACCTGTTTATTTCGCATGTACATTTCAGAGGGTTCGCTAAAAAGGTTATCACCGTCCGCTAAATTGGGTACTTTGTTTGTAGCGAAGTTATTGTTTTTGTGCGAAATATTGGGATATCGATTTTTGTCAACCATGTCATACTCATTATACATTTGATTGTGGTTGTGATTGCGATTGCTGGTGTATGGCTTGTCGAAGGGGTACCTTTTCCAGTGCATCTTGTTTTCCATTTTGTTTTCCATTTTGATAAACTTGTTTCGGTTCTTCATAAAGTGATCGTCTATGACATATTTGTTGAACCGACTATTTAAAACGTCTGTGTCATCGTAAaatcgatttttttttttcggaTAAGtgaataatgaaaaatcatcattataatttttgtctAAGTGATTAGTTGGATAATCATAAATGgtatattcattttctttagtatataaattttttttaaaaaataaattttggcTACCATTATTTACACAAGcacattttttctttttcaattCACAATTTGGTTGTGtatcaatattattgtatatgTCTTCATTCCAATAGGAACAGGCACAATATGGGCAATCGTTTTGTGGGCCAGCATTTTCTGCAACATGATATAATTTCGAATGAATTTTTGAATTTGGAATAGTAGGTAATTCATATgccatattattataattcatatttgATGGattgaaatttttattatatggtCCATAGTGGGGATACGGAATAGACGGTGGTGGATTATGCATATTGTGAATGTCGCCATCAATCATTTTATCCGGATTTAAAGAcataaattcatttattttatttttgacaGAATAGGTTAAAGATTGTCTTTTGTTTTCTGTACATTGATCTTTAAAACAATCATTTAGTGaagtaaatattttttcttttttatatcttttatcatatgtatttataatattttttaatttatttagaaaattatgatcATTATAATGGTTCAAAATGAAactattaattttgtttaaatattgatgtatttctttatttttttgatcttcatatttttcccaatcttcatttttcatataatctgtttttcttttttttcgttttgaTATTAACAGTTCAGgtaaattatattcatttatatcaCTAATACTTAGTCTTGATctctttgttttttcagCAATGTATTTACCACACAATAACCAtcttaaaagaaataaaattgatatttttttactgtTTTTATATCCATATAATTTACATGAAATGGTCTTAAGTCTCATACTTCCTTTATATCTATATCGAACTCGAAATTCTTTATTATGGGGATGGAAGTGTGGTTGCCACATTGTATCGATAGCATTATAATTTACTTTtctatttttcatttgttttaatcgttttttattcaaCAAAATAGATGCCCCATTATTTATTCCCAAATTTTTGATTGGACTATCACAAATACAAATTGAATCACAAAAACTACACCTCGCATATTTCGTACCATCcgtattattattctgaTTTTCTAAAGTTatagatttttttttttcatatataacatCATCTTCACTCGATTCtccaaaacaaaataaaaagtcaCTATGTTCAAgctcattatattttgatatatattcctttaaaaaaaaatttattttaatataatcattattttttctatttttaataacaattttagaaaaatcCACATTCTCActatgcataatatattccaCGATTTTGTGTATTTCATCAGCTTGACTATTATCCTTATCctcttcttcttttttttcaaccttctttcctttttcttttttctcatCGTTAGTACATTGATTTGTTACATTAGTTGTGTCAATATTTGTAtgtgaattatttttattatcaccCCCTCCTTCAGTcgatttttcataattaaatatatctatttCGTTTGTTTCGctattctttatattattattgtcttCTTTAAACAGTTCTGAAATATTTCCATCGTTTTTCCCTTCGTTTTTATTCGTTTTGCTATTGGCATCCCCATCAATTATGTAACTATTATTGTTGCACATTTCGTTTTGAATTTTACtgtcttttttaaaatgaagTGTAGTGCAATCATTacgattttttatattgccactactttttttgttatcatGCATATCCTTTTCACCATCTGAAGTGTTAGAAGTCTTTTTTGGGCgtctaaaaaaatatttttttcgtatgGTGTTCGTATTATTCTttgtctttatatttttattattttcaaatctTTTtgataacatatttttttcttcatcgtGAGTTTCTTTTGACGAAGTACAACCATTTTCACCATCACATTTTGCATCATTAATTTCTAAACCATAATTGCCATCCCTTTCATCaatacaattattattaaatggaTTGctaatacttttttttgatagaaaaaaattattttttgcatcAAAATtgtgattatttttttttgtttcttttttataattaatagaTGTGTTGAATTGTTCGTTATGTgaattttcttcatcaatTATACTTTGAGAACTATAGGAGTAGTGGAAATCATAAATATCGTTG
This genomic interval from Plasmodium chabaudi chabaudi strain AS genome assembly, chromosome: 11 contains the following:
- a CDS encoding AP2 domain transcription factor AP2-SP3, putative; amino-acid sequence: MGSTNKNFHTLNFSEDNDKNKNKHAGSSTDEYINYKNKSSALCNGFNNKKYIIELNSDKNDEEIINSYSFEDEKKTTKRLNSEPSLIIEPSGHDRKKAIWDDLNYENSDINSDGYMKKYFEYFNSIENEGNNYKDKIYNTLNGRNKCIDATLDLSSATSGTDIDVNHFKNNFEINNTKKNEKLNIHVDNNLINNYSINKETNFINENQNVVKKNDTTKCEPIFSNTNINDNNEFIDLEKGPISNFDSSEDSIKNQNFMNGNIENRQTSIQGNSFDSSIESKMEYNIKTDNKIGKEKNYIESEKKLSYLLMEKKIDEEQIDKGNINDVISCHSNSGYEEKNAKPYTNLDTLLNSKMEKETNFEYLKNMQNEKSDYFDKNQVMKKLGNSFIKTNTRKYYNYKYKREKMNFSLYKNQYTNKNYNFYFSDDYSINKKKTQRSSSAYTSRGSKSHSSKEKNYDSEREVIKRVKIKNMINSKYRKRDESSEKENSKFYSCISNGHNECNDIYDFHYSYSSQSIIDEENSHNEQFNTSINYKKETKKNNHNFDAKNNFFLSKKSISNPFNNNCIDERDGNYGLEINDAKCDGENGCTSSKETHDEEKNMLSKRFENNKNIKTKNNTNTIRKKYFFRRPKKTSNTSDGEKDMHDNKKSSGNIKNRNDCTTLHFKKDSKIQNEMCNNNSYIIDGDANSKTNKNEGKNDGNISELFKEDNNNIKNSETNEIDIFNYEKSTEGGGDNKNNSHTNIDTTNVTNQCTNDEKKEKGKKVEKKEEEDKDNSQADEIHKIVEYIMHSENVDFSKIVIKNRKNNDYIKINFFLKEYISKYNELEHSDFLFCFGESSEDDVIYEKKKSITLENQNNNTDGTKYARCSFCDSICICDSPIKNLGINNGASILLNKKRLKQMKNRKVNYNAIDTMWQPHFHPHNKEFRVRYRYKGSMRLKTISCKLYGYKNSKKISILFLLRWLLCGKYIAEKTKRSRLSISDINEYNLPELLISKRKKRKTDYMKNEDWEKYEDQKNKEIHQYLNKINSFILNHYNDHNFLNKLKNIINTYDKRYKKEKIFTSLNDCFKDQCTENKRQSLTYSVKNKINEFMSLNPDKMIDGDIHNMHNPPPSIPYPHYGPYNKNFNPSNMNYNNMAYELPTIPNSKIHSKLYHVAENAGPQNDCPYCACSYWNEDIYNNIDTQPNCELKKKKCACVNNGSQNLFFKKNLYTKENEYTIYDYPTNHLDKNYNDDFSLFTYPKKKNRFYDDTDVLNSRFNKYVIDDHFMKNRNKFIKMENKMENKMHWKRYPFDKPYTSNRNHNHNQMYNEYDMVDKNRYPNISHKNNNFATNKVPNLADGDNLFSEPSEMYMRNKQVPNEVGYNNSNLIGSENNQQLINNANVNKENHPNMNDDFGSLTNTEQGINKSNMNSNFFTNSNTKKCDDYLLTGHDKNKNNMKVNTSNENANCCSSIICEHKKSNTHVDDKGGNMVGNCYIDKNNNDQILPSRNASTKNNLCISNSNNAKKISNVSTCPSVSKNISFYPNYGNKNTEHNILSPSCENNKGIYDDKNNDINYSKNDLKQNKQSINPIVIPDDETNNYNCSSHLGFKNTNKKVLFSMDQNNENSKQCSGNLFSSSNNCENKNYYYQTNNKDDMCVSEFSYTSGMKKKIDESDKILFGKRNSYSTSLDYYKDRINTHEHAREKDNIYGLRTNYYKHRPSMLENGNPNCGCIDDSNLFIKNKKNKKIQFNDKNQDVKKIFNFKNRKRFTNINLEDIHEILLKSKYLNEVKNDQCDHMHGNSTGTHFCDKQKQNCDFECVKRNNMQHNSFAECKNDKHTSSHAHLSSRWNCNKHVNGEPFDGARYDSHCGYCSYIDHAKGGSNYNDADVHDGYKNAYKFSENEMAKQMKNPKTDYLTKNIRNSMHNDFNNAKHKFNNNIYDKKNSDKYIHIDLESDENKMDYLCHEKNNNNNDIENDRNFTNNQNMYDNINNYTNQKKENEKEDDVVNGSEVNNDKNNKHNKILDYIYHELNNTPQNCDIDIGYTSSILSEVSKDENKKKKKTDSKNQYALAKAQDLSMDIIPNESKKNSNDVSFNKDDIEKYLHDYKNLLYSNKSKLKEIMPNENFEVIKKFIKEVKKKNAAIAQ